A section of the Marmota flaviventris isolate mMarFla1 chromosome 19, mMarFla1.hap1, whole genome shotgun sequence genome encodes:
- the Dnase1 gene encoding deoxyribonuclease-1 isoform X1 has protein sequence MRGTRPIIVLLALASLQHVVTSLRIAAFNIRSFGETKMSNATLSSYIVQILSRYDIALVQEVRDTYLTAVGKLLDELNRDAPDNYHYVVSEPLGRSSYKEQYLFVYRPDQVSVLDSYYYDDGCEPCGNDTFSREPAIVKFFSPYTHVREFAIVPLHAAPADAVTEIDALYDVYLDVRQKWGLEDIMLMGDFNAGCSYVTPSQWSSIRLRTDPAFQWLIPDTADTTVTSTHCAYDRIVVSGALLQAAIVPDSAVPYDFQVAYGLGNKLAEAISDHYPVEVTLRRA, from the exons ATGAGGGGCACAAGGCCCATAATAGTGCTGCTTGCCCTGGCCAGCCTGCAGCACGTAGTCACATCTCTGAGAATTGCAGCCTTCAACATACGGAGTTTTGGGGAGACCAAGATGTCCAATGCAACCCTCTCTAGCTACATTGTGCAG ATCCTGAGTCGCTACGACATTGCTCTTGTCCAGGAGGTCAGAGACACCTACCTGACAGCTGTGGGGAAACTGCTGGATGAACTTAATCG AGATGCACCGGACAATTACCACTACGTGGTCAGCGAGCCACTGGGACGCAGTAGCTATAAGGAGCAGTACCTTTTCGTGTACAG GCCTGACCAAGTGTCCGTGTTGGACAGCTACTACTACGACGACGGCTGTGAGCCCTGTGGGAATGACACCTTCAGTCGAGAACCAGCCATTGTCAAGTTCTTCTCCCCATATACAC ATGTCAGGGAGTTTGCCATCGTGCCCCTGCATGCTGCCCCAGCCGACGCAGTGACGGAGATTGATGCTCTCTATGACGTCTACCTGGATGTCCGGCAGAAGTGGGGCCTGGAG GACATCATGTTGATGGGTGATTTTAATGCTGGCTGCAGCTATGTGACCCCCTCCCAGTGGTCCTCCATCCGTCTGCGTACAGACCCTGCCTTCCAGTGGCTCATTCCCGACACTGCAGACACCACAGTCACATCCACACACTGTGCCTACGACAG GATTGTGGTCTCTGGAGCTCTCCTCCAAGCTGCCATTGTTCCCGACTCGGCTGTCCCTTATGACTTCCAAGTGGCCTACGGCCTGGGCAACAAGCTT GCTGAAGCCATCAGTGACCACTACCCAGTGGAGGTGACGCTGAGGAGAGCCTGA
- the Dnase1 gene encoding deoxyribonuclease-1 isoform X2: MQPSLATLCRDAPDNYHYVVSEPLGRSSYKEQYLFVYRPDQVSVLDSYYYDDGCEPCGNDTFSREPAIVKFFSPYTHVREFAIVPLHAAPADAVTEIDALYDVYLDVRQKWGLEDIMLMGDFNAGCSYVTPSQWSSIRLRTDPAFQWLIPDTADTTVTSTHCAYDRIVVSGALLQAAIVPDSAVPYDFQVAYGLGNKLAEAISDHYPVEVTLRRA, from the exons ATGCAACCCTCTCTAGCTACATTGTGCAG AGATGCACCGGACAATTACCACTACGTGGTCAGCGAGCCACTGGGACGCAGTAGCTATAAGGAGCAGTACCTTTTCGTGTACAG GCCTGACCAAGTGTCCGTGTTGGACAGCTACTACTACGACGACGGCTGTGAGCCCTGTGGGAATGACACCTTCAGTCGAGAACCAGCCATTGTCAAGTTCTTCTCCCCATATACAC ATGTCAGGGAGTTTGCCATCGTGCCCCTGCATGCTGCCCCAGCCGACGCAGTGACGGAGATTGATGCTCTCTATGACGTCTACCTGGATGTCCGGCAGAAGTGGGGCCTGGAG GACATCATGTTGATGGGTGATTTTAATGCTGGCTGCAGCTATGTGACCCCCTCCCAGTGGTCCTCCATCCGTCTGCGTACAGACCCTGCCTTCCAGTGGCTCATTCCCGACACTGCAGACACCACAGTCACATCCACACACTGTGCCTACGACAG GATTGTGGTCTCTGGAGCTCTCCTCCAAGCTGCCATTGTTCCCGACTCGGCTGTCCCTTATGACTTCCAAGTGGCCTACGGCCTGGGCAACAAGCTT GCTGAAGCCATCAGTGACCACTACCCAGTGGAGGTGACGCTGAGGAGAGCCTGA